A single Anopheles maculipalpis chromosome 3RL, idAnoMacuDA_375_x, whole genome shotgun sequence DNA region contains:
- the LOC126565415 gene encoding probable DNA replication complex GINS protein PSF2, whose protein sequence is MEPAELEFIGENSLISVIPNFNHDSIYLISGTIEPFRGGTPLYVPLWLGIHLRQQQKCRIVAPNWMDIDLLEDIKETEKRVSAFTKMPSRNYMVEAKLILSTAPEDVPSSDVIKTLIKDIYDVRCAKLRTTVENFIKSEESHTVNLENVTVLELHTIQPLLPHVMDFLGRIEQTHKVIRSANTTSQSFTLGSSTSFGTSGTSSSLW, encoded by the exons ATGGAGCCGGCAGAGTTGGAATTTATCGGTGAAAATTCATTAATAAGTGTGATACCCAATTTCAATCATGACTCGATCTATCTCATATCGGGCACTATCGAACCATTTCGGGGAGGCACACCGCTCTACGTTCCGCTGTGGTTAGGGATCCATCTTcggcagcagcaaaagtgTCGCATTGTAGCACCTAACTGGATGGACATCGATCTACTGGAAGATATCAAAGAAACCGAGAAACGTGTCAG TGCCTTTACTAAAATGCCCAGTCGTAACTACATGGTGGAAGCTAAACTCATCCTTAGCACTGCACCGGAAGACGTTCCTTCGTCCGATGTTATCAAAACACTCATCAAAGATATCTACGATGTGCGTTGTGCAAAGCTGCGTACGACGGTagaaaatttcatcaaaagcGAAGAATCACACACGGTAAATTTGGAGAATGTTACCGTACTAGAGCTTCATACGATACAACCGTTGCTTCCGCATGTAATGGATTTTTTGGGACGGATAGAGCAAACGCACAAGGTGATCCGGTCGGCGAATACCACCAGCCAATCGTTCACTTTAGGCAGTAGCACCAGTTTTGGAACATCAGGAACATCCTCCAGCCTATGGTGA
- the LOC126565422 gene encoding RWD domain-containing protein 4, whose translation MSETKELQNDEREALVSIYEGDSAFKQVNSETYQYKYGEEGNKSFLLEICWTENYPNEHPTFNLETFYNRNLSRAVKDSITKILQEEAEQWIGCGMTYTLFECLKDKLDELLTDENCNASDGQQMVIGTADNVPLAVEQSNSDSDDDGGTNEGKDGKKESKREHLTKAQKRKQWDRVDSKGNRQRGWNWVDIIKHLSQTGGKPE comes from the exons ATGTCCGAGACAAAAGAACTCCAGAATGACGAAAGGGAAGCGCTCGTTTCGATATACGAAGGCGACAGTGCCTTCAAGCAGGTGAACTCTGAGACGTATCAGTACAAA TACGGAGAGGAAGGCAATAAATCGTTTCTACTGGAAATATGTTGGACGGAAAATTACCCAAACGAACATCCCACCTTCAACCTGGAAACCTTTTACAATAGGAATCT ATCTCGCGCGGTGAAAGACAGCATCACCAAAATTTTGCAGGAAGAAGCCGAACAATGGATTGGCTGCGGGATGACCTATACATTATTTGAGTGCCTGAAGGATAAACTGGATGAGCTGTTGACGGACGAAAACTGCAATGCGAGTGATGGTCAACAAATGGTCATCGGTACGGCGGACAACGTTCCACTGGCCGTCGAACAAAGCAACAGCGATTCGGACGACGATGGTGGTACTAACGAAGGAAAGGATGGAAAGAAGGAATCAAAACGGGAACATTTGACCAAAGCCCAAAAACGGAAACAGTGGGACCGTGTAGATAGTAAAGGAAATCGACAGCGTGGCTGGAACTGGGTTGATATTATCAAACATTTATCGCAAACGGGTGGAAAGCCGGAATAG
- the LOC126564752 gene encoding RUS family member 1, with product MKIHFREQYCSNGEEILYVTPDHQDTVVRVTVKGERPSIRNRFSIRRFFQHLFLPVGYPDSVSSDYLSYQKWDTLQAFCSTISGTLTTHAILKGVGVGSDAVNPLSATVTWVLKDGTGHLGRILFAWWKGSELDIDSKKWRIRADILNDVAMGIDLFVLPYYPKAATYILCATTTMKAIVGVAGGATRSALTQHHAIRGNLADVASKDSAQETCVNLIASFVGLFLLSYLQNQKVLYGLFAFVTLVHIYANIKAVKAVCLRTFNEARYLIALEEYFKSGMMLSPQQVNKLERVTVGQTVSLTARVKIGCSVRELTEFYRNCYDLENLIACFDSREKFLLAETRHYVGVYLHFTVKPLDIIKSYFYVASYLQDKSQLRDRYWEIQNKWNEFLNLAQCEGWNVQAHLLKTDEYRLDWRI from the exons ATGAAAATTCACTTCCGTGAACAATATTGTTCAAATGGAGAGGAAATTCTCTACGTCACTCCGGATC ATCAAGATACTGTTGTGAGGGTAACGGTTAAAGGAGAACGACCATCGATACGCAATCGGTTTAGCATCAGACGCTTTTTCCAGCACCTATTCCTGCCCGTTGGATATCCGGACAGTGTGAGCAGTGATTATCTGTCTTACCAAAAGTGGGACACGTTGCAGGCGTTCTGCAGCACGATAAGCG GAACTTTAACGACACATGCAATTCTCAAAGGAGTCGGTGTCGGTAGCGATGCAGTCAACCCACTTTCGGCAACCGTTACATGGGTGCTCAAGGATGGCACAGGACATTTGGGAAGAATATTGTTCGCGTGGTGGAAAGG TTCGGAATTGGATATCGATTCAAAAAAGTGGCGCATCCGCGCGGACATACTGAATGATGTAGCGATGGGTATTGATCTATTCGTGCTGCCGTACTATCCCAAAGCGGCTACATACATTCTGTGCGCAACAACTACGATGAAAGCAATAGTCGGTGTGGCAGGTGGAGCGACGAGGTCTGCACTAACACAGCACCACGCGATTCGTGGCAATTTGGCGGACGTGGCGTCGAAAGATAGCGCCCAGGAAACTTGTGTCAATTTAATCGCCTCCTTTGTGGGACTTTTCCTTCTCTCGTACCTGCAAAATCAAAA agtTTTATATGGTTTATTTGCCTTCGTGACGCTGGTGCACATTTATGCCAACATAAAGGCCGTGAAGGCAGTTTGTCTACGGACGTTCAATGAAGCTCGCTACCTAATCGCGCTGGAAGAATACTTCAAGTCAGGCATGATGCTCTCTCCCCAGCAAGTGAACAAGCTAGAAAGAGTGACCGTTGGTCAAACGGTCTCCCTAACGGCACGGGTCAAGATCGGTTGCTCCGTGCGAGAGCTTACCGAGTTTTATCGCAATTGTTACGATTTGGAAAATCTGATCGCATGCTTCGATTCGCGAGAAAAGTTTCTGCTGGCCGAAACACGCCACTATGTCGGTGTGTATCTACACTTTACGGTAAAGCCACTGGACATTATAAAATCCTACTTTTACGTTGCTTCCTATCTGCAAGACAAGAGCCAGTTGCGCGATCGTTACTGGGAAATACAGAACAAATGGAACGAATTCCTCAATCTGGCTCAGTGCGAAGGCTGGAACGTTCAAGCACATTTGCTCAAAACCGATGAGTATCGGCTCGACTGGAGGATATAG